From the genome of Perca flavescens isolate YP-PL-M2 chromosome 12, PFLA_1.0, whole genome shotgun sequence, one region includes:
- the LOC114565918 gene encoding mucin-1-like: MARILTAQEMSDTIEEVEDRAARQEAQALARRDREQQRARDTSPAATSSTLPSGSRPSRRRTWPLGAAPATSSGISIAGPSAPSAPSCASHGPQLPATSGRPSRTSLPAEGHHHPPSPEPSTSGAGLGRRGSTSSSPSHSKRTSPSSSLSVGPTTSTGHTAAKRRLEPTVWRCGRCREPEPPEAPEGLVSWVQCDNCH, encoded by the exons ATGGCCAGGATACTGACAGCCCAGGAGATGTCCGACACCATCGAGGAGGTGGAGGACCGTGCTGCAAGGCAGGAGGCCCAAGCTCTGGCCAGAAGAGACCGAGAGCAGCAGCGGGCCAGAGACACCAGCCCGGCAGCCACTTCCTCTACCCTGCCTAGCGGCTCCCGCCCCAGCCGCAGAAGAACTTGGCCCCTCGGGGCTGCACCAGCAACCAGCTCCGGCATTTCCATTGCCGGTCCCTCAGCACCCTCTGCCCCCTCTTGTGCCTCCCACGGTCCCCAGCTGCCTGCCACCAGCGGCAGACCATCCCGGACGAGCCTGCCTGCAGAGGGACACCACCATCCTCCATCTCCTG aGCCTTCCACATCGGGTGCAGGATTGGGCCGCCGAGGGTCcacttcttcctctccctcccact caaaaAGAACCAgcccctcttcctccctgtctGTTGGGCCCACGACATCCACCG GTCACACCGCTGCAAAGAGGAGACTGGAGCCGACAGTCTGGCGGTGTGGCCGGTGCAGGGAACCCGAACCTCCAGAGGCTCCAGAGGGATTGGTGTCGTGGGTCCAGTGTGACAACTGCCACTAG
- the LOC114565747 gene encoding uncharacterized protein LOC114565747: MPNIRQMRKRERKTKKWTQEAMDQAKQEVEAGRLSLRQAAMRFGVPKSSLSDRVSGRVASDFSICRRSLLTHADEDSLVEYCLYSALHGFPLTKPQVLAHALAIYNLRHQDAQRTALGQTWWINFRERQKDRLTSRTPDFIDRGRASCAKRGPIEDYFRLLTTTLEEHVLREKPRQIYNCDETGFQLDTNRRQVIVPRGTKHAREHITVLACLNAAGGPYKSRGSQCPLREVAGRVHRQ; encoded by the coding sequence ATGCCAAACATCAGGCagatgaggaagagggagaggaagaccaAAAAATGGACCCAAGAGGCAATGGACCAGGCCAAGCAGGAGGTGGAAGCAGGCAGGCTCTCTCTACGGCAGGCAGCCATGAGGTTTGGGGTCCCTAAGTCCAGCCTGAGTGACCGAGTCAGCGGAAGAGTGGCCTCCGATTTTTCCATCTGTCGGAGGTCACTCCTCACCCATGCAGACGAAGACTCCCTGGTGGAGTACTGTCTGTACTCAGCTCTGCATGGGTTTCCGCTGACAAAGCCTCAGGTCCTGGCCCACGCTCTGGCCATCTACAACCTCCGCCACCAGGATGCGCAGAGGACCGCGCTTGGCCAGACGTGGTGGATAAACTTCAGGGAACGGCAAAAAGATCGCCTAACATCCAGGACCCCAGACTTCATTGACCGTGGGAGGGCATCCTGTGCTAAGAGGGGGCCCATAGAAGACTATTTCCGGCTCCTCACCACCACCCTGGAGGAGCATGTGCTGAGGGAGAAACCCCGTCAGATTTATAACTGTGACGAGACGGGGTTTCAGCTGGACACCAACAGACGGCAAGTCATCGTGCCCCGGGGGACCAAGCATGCGAGGGAGCACATCACCGTCCTGGCCTGCCTGAACGCGGCAGGGGGCCCCTACAAAAGTAGGGGTTCCCAATGCCCTCTACGGGAAGTCGCAGGCAGGGTACATAGACAGTGA